From one Nitrosococcus halophilus Nc 4 genomic stretch:
- a CDS encoding ATP-binding cassette domain-containing protein, producing MLELEAVSKRYGGIIALHITDLSISPGRTTVLIGPSGCGKSTLLRLMIGLIQPDTGTIRFGGTLLTAANILEQRQGMGYVIQEGGLFPHFTARGNITLVADHLGWEKARIQQRLGELVTLTRFPNEALDRYPTQLSGGQRQRVALMRALMLDPELLLLDEPLGALDPLNRYELQSELKSVFRALGKTVVMVTHDMGEAAYFGDHIVLLQEGKIIQQGGIQDFVERPGTPFVERFIRAQRSPLDIYERPHGK from the coding sequence ATGCTAGAACTGGAAGCGGTTTCCAAACGTTACGGCGGTATCATTGCTTTACATATTACGGATCTCTCCATCTCACCGGGCCGGACTACAGTTTTAATTGGCCCTAGCGGCTGTGGCAAGTCCACCTTGCTGCGGTTGATGATAGGGCTCATCCAGCCAGATACCGGAACCATCCGTTTTGGCGGCACCTTACTGACTGCTGCCAATATTTTAGAGCAACGCCAGGGAATGGGGTACGTTATCCAAGAAGGGGGATTATTTCCCCACTTCACGGCCCGAGGTAATATCACTTTGGTGGCTGACCATCTGGGATGGGAGAAGGCCCGGATACAACAACGGCTCGGGGAATTGGTCACCTTGACCCGTTTTCCGAATGAAGCCTTAGACCGCTACCCCACCCAGCTATCCGGGGGACAACGGCAACGGGTGGCTTTAATGCGTGCCCTGATGCTCGATCCAGAGCTGTTATTGTTGGATGAACCCCTTGGCGCGCTAGATCCTCTGAACCGCTACGAGTTGCAGTCCGAGCTGAAAAGCGTTTTTAGGGCTTTGGGTAAAACCGTGGTGATGGTCACCCACGATATGGGGGAGGCGGCCTATTTCGGCGATCACATCGTTTTGCTGCAGGAAGGAAAAATCATTCAGCAGGGGGGGATTCAGGATTTCGTGGAAAGGCCGGGGACTCCCTTTGTGGAACGTTTTATTCGGGCTCAGCGTTCGCCCCTGGATATTTATGAAAGGCCACACGGTAAGTAA
- a CDS encoding glycine betaine ABC transporter substrate-binding protein, whose amino-acid sequence MKGHTVSKTALALTLWMMFSGCFAASPVMVGSKKFTESVILGELATQLVRSVGTKAVHRRELGGSRVLWNALLAGEIDIYPEYTGTLYHEILAQQVTAESELRRFLATQGIEMSRPLGFNNSYALGMKEEVAQKLNISKISDLLQHPELVLGFSNEFMARADGWPGLRAHYGLPQRQVSGLDHDLAYRGLEQGSVQVMDLYSTDAEIQYYGLRVLEDDRHYFPDYKALFLYRNELLKRAPEAVAALQSLEGQLDSAAMVAMNAQAKLERIPDSQVAGHFLEQTLGYPPQTASVTAWQRFYRHTKEHLALVGISLLSAIIVAIPLGVIAAYRPRLGQMILSIAGIIQTIPALALLVFMIPLLGIGGPPAMVALFLYSLLPILRNTYTGLRDIPPQLLESGAALGLSAAARLRLVELPMASRAILAGIKTSAVINVGTATLGALIGAGGYGQPILSGIRLDDVGLILEGAIPAAGLALLVQGLFEGVDRVVVPKGLRLEEEKR is encoded by the coding sequence ATGAAAGGCCACACGGTAAGTAAAACCGCTCTAGCGTTGACTTTGTGGATGATGTTTTCGGGATGCTTCGCCGCTTCCCCGGTAATGGTAGGGTCCAAGAAGTTCACCGAGTCCGTTATCCTGGGTGAGTTGGCCACCCAGTTGGTGCGGAGTGTCGGCACCAAGGCTGTTCATCGTCGGGAGCTGGGGGGGTCCCGCGTCCTTTGGAATGCCTTGCTTGCCGGCGAAATCGATATTTATCCTGAGTATACGGGCACCCTTTACCATGAAATTCTTGCCCAGCAGGTCACCGCAGAATCCGAACTGCGCCGTTTCTTGGCCACCCAGGGAATTGAGATGAGCCGCCCCTTGGGCTTCAATAATAGCTACGCCCTAGGGATGAAAGAAGAGGTTGCCCAAAAACTCAATATCAGCAAGATTTCGGATTTGCTTCAGCACCCCGAGTTGGTGTTGGGGTTTAGCAATGAGTTCATGGCCCGGGCTGATGGATGGCCGGGCTTACGCGCTCACTATGGGTTACCTCAGCGCCAGGTCAGTGGGTTAGATCACGATCTCGCTTACCGAGGACTGGAGCAGGGGTCTGTGCAAGTGATGGATCTCTACTCTACCGATGCGGAGATCCAATACTATGGATTGCGGGTGTTGGAGGATGATCGCCATTACTTTCCTGACTATAAAGCCCTATTTCTTTATCGAAATGAGCTTTTAAAACGGGCGCCAGAGGCGGTGGCTGCCTTGCAATCCCTAGAAGGACAACTCGACTCGGCGGCGATGGTCGCCATGAACGCCCAGGCTAAATTGGAGCGAATCCCCGATTCCCAGGTAGCTGGTCATTTTCTGGAACAGACGTTGGGTTATCCCCCTCAGACCGCCTCTGTCACCGCCTGGCAACGCTTTTATCGCCATACCAAAGAACACTTGGCCTTGGTCGGCATTTCCCTGCTAAGTGCCATTATCGTCGCCATCCCTCTGGGAGTCATCGCCGCCTACCGGCCTCGCCTGGGGCAAATGATTTTGAGTATTGCGGGGATCATTCAGACCATTCCCGCCCTTGCCTTATTGGTTTTTATGATTCCTCTCCTGGGCATCGGCGGACCCCCCGCGATGGTGGCTTTATTTCTTTATAGCTTATTGCCTATCCTTCGTAATACCTATACCGGGTTGCGGGATATTCCCCCACAGCTCTTGGAATCGGGAGCAGCGCTAGGGCTTTCAGCGGCGGCTAGATTGCGCTTGGTGGAACTGCCCATGGCCTCTCGCGCTATTTTGGCGGGGATTAAAACTTCGGCGGTGATTAATGTGGGGACAGCGACCCTAGGCGCTTTAATCGGCGCTGGAGGCTATGGTCAGCCTATACTGAGTGGGATTCGCTTGGATGATGTGGGCCTGATCTTGGAAGGTGCGATTCCCGCAGCGGGGCTGGCCCTCCTGGTTCAAGGACTATTCGAGGGAGTGGATCGGGTCGTGGTGCCTAAGGGGCTGCGGTTGGAGGAAGAAAAAAGGTGA
- a CDS encoding TonB-dependent receptor, whose amino-acid sequence MIKRTPISVLVAACVIPPLFAQEVSLPELEVVGQPIDRSVVQPEEKPAAVPDVADLLKRTPGAGVNANGPITGIAQYRGMFGLRMNVRLNGTPIESGGPNWMDPPLHYMPRSLLESLDVTRGIAPVSSGSGVGGYMEAKSKSSQFTDSEQFEFHSDVEATGHSVDEGYGLGGIFSLSNDRHRLHFLGSRDDGDDTEFGDGTIKGTEYERNTYGGGYGFRMGNHEFGVDYQRLDTSDTGTPALPLDIGFTETDRVGGNYIGFWNNIQFETRLHYSNVDHQMNNFKIRQTPEFCQLPVPFCAGDDKRFVNADSEDIGYGVKATFSLWKGSLAIGADGHDAQHNATVFDPDFAPFFITNFNDAQSNVYGFFSEWTGEIYQDWGLELGVRYSRVEMDADKVNAFPAQLVDANPGMFPMGTPPRAVFVLRERFNHADRDQTDNNVDWVVKLDYQMDPALRWTFGAARKTRSPSYIERFLWIPLEVNAGLGDGNNYVGKVDLDPEVSHQLEFGFDWRTQAAYFSPRAYYRRVDDYIQGAPVTDPVVTAVSANAAGDPTPLQFTNVDAEFYGLDADFGYRFHPQWRVDGVASYVRGKRRDIDDDLFRIAPPTLRLGLTHERAHWFATVESVLVYRQEDISDTITRDPDNPNNNNEATPGYVLVNFYGQYRLPNQGITFTAGIDNLLDKTYIDHLTGFNRTLNSDVPVGQRLPGPGRNFFATLRYEF is encoded by the coding sequence ATGATTAAACGAACGCCAATCTCCGTTCTCGTGGCTGCTTGCGTTATCCCCCCACTTTTTGCCCAGGAAGTGAGTTTGCCGGAACTTGAGGTCGTGGGACAGCCCATTGACCGCTCAGTGGTGCAGCCGGAAGAAAAGCCCGCTGCGGTTCCTGATGTGGCCGATCTGCTAAAGCGAACTCCGGGGGCCGGCGTCAATGCCAACGGCCCTATTACCGGCATTGCTCAATACCGAGGGATGTTTGGATTGCGAATGAATGTACGGCTAAATGGCACTCCGATTGAATCGGGGGGGCCTAATTGGATGGATCCCCCCTTGCACTATATGCCCCGCAGCTTGCTGGAATCCCTAGATGTCACGCGGGGGATCGCCCCGGTAAGTTCTGGTTCTGGAGTAGGGGGCTATATGGAGGCCAAATCCAAGTCCAGCCAGTTTACCGACAGCGAGCAATTTGAATTTCACAGCGATGTGGAAGCCACTGGCCATTCGGTGGATGAGGGTTATGGTCTAGGGGGTATCTTCTCTTTGTCCAATGACCGCCACCGGTTACATTTCCTGGGTAGTCGGGATGATGGGGATGACACCGAGTTTGGAGATGGCACCATCAAAGGCACCGAATACGAGCGGAATACCTATGGTGGAGGATATGGTTTTCGGATGGGCAACCATGAATTTGGTGTTGATTATCAACGTCTGGATACTTCCGATACCGGCACTCCCGCCTTACCTCTGGATATTGGTTTTACCGAGACCGATCGAGTGGGGGGGAACTACATCGGTTTTTGGAATAATATTCAGTTCGAAACCAGGCTCCATTATTCCAATGTGGACCATCAAATGAACAATTTTAAGATTCGGCAGACGCCTGAATTTTGCCAACTTCCGGTACCCTTCTGCGCCGGCGATGATAAGCGTTTTGTCAATGCCGATAGTGAGGATATCGGCTATGGAGTTAAAGCGACCTTTTCTTTGTGGAAAGGAAGTTTAGCGATTGGCGCCGATGGCCATGATGCCCAGCATAACGCCACTGTCTTTGATCCTGATTTTGCGCCCTTCTTTATTACTAATTTTAATGACGCTCAGTCCAACGTTTACGGGTTCTTCAGTGAATGGACTGGGGAAATTTATCAAGACTGGGGGCTGGAGCTTGGGGTCCGTTATAGCCGCGTGGAAATGGATGCGGATAAGGTCAATGCCTTTCCCGCCCAATTGGTGGATGCCAATCCAGGCATGTTTCCCATGGGGACTCCCCCCCGTGCGGTGTTTGTGCTCAGGGAACGGTTTAATCATGCTGATCGGGATCAAACGGATAATAATGTGGACTGGGTGGTCAAGCTTGACTATCAAATGGACCCTGCCCTTCGTTGGACCTTTGGGGCGGCCCGTAAGACCCGTTCTCCTTCCTATATTGAACGTTTCCTCTGGATCCCTCTAGAAGTTAATGCCGGTCTTGGGGATGGCAACAACTACGTGGGCAAAGTGGATCTTGACCCGGAAGTTTCCCATCAGCTGGAGTTTGGTTTTGATTGGCGAACTCAAGCCGCTTACTTTTCACCGCGGGCCTATTACCGCAGGGTGGACGATTATATTCAAGGGGCCCCGGTGACGGATCCAGTGGTGACTGCGGTCAGTGCCAATGCGGCTGGAGATCCCACCCCGCTGCAATTTACCAATGTGGATGCCGAATTTTATGGCCTCGATGCCGATTTTGGCTATCGTTTCCATCCCCAATGGCGGGTCGATGGGGTAGCCAGTTACGTCCGGGGTAAACGGCGGGACATTGACGATGATCTCTTCCGCATTGCTCCGCCTACCTTGCGCTTAGGCCTTACCCATGAACGGGCCCACTGGTTTGCCACCGTTGAAAGCGTATTGGTTTATCGGCAGGAAGATATTTCGGATACGATTACCCGAGATCCGGACAACCCCAACAATAACAATGAGGCTACCCCTGGCTATGTCCTGGTTAATTTCTATGGGCAATATCGGTTGCCCAATCAGGGCATTACCTTTACCGCCGGAATCGATAATTTACTCGATAAGACCTATATCGATCATTTAACGGGTTTCAATCGGACGCTCAATAGCGACGTACCGGTCGGGCAGCGTCTCCCCGGTCCCGGCCGCAATTTCTTTGCCACCTTACGCTATGAGTTTTAA
- a CDS encoding glycosyltransferase: MRILKISDVYFPRINGVSTSIQTFRHELQALGHEVTLIAPAYGQGEVPEADLIRIPARPVIRDPEDRFLKWRHILNLTPELAKQGFDLIHIHTPFVAHYVGVALSKRLGLPRVESYHTFFEEYLYHYIPFLPKAWLRFAARRLTNTQCNNVDALVVPSTAMLGILRNYGVKSPAAIVPTGIELERFKGGNGARFRERYGIPGDRPTLVHIGRVAFEKNIDFLLEVTKEVKQQEPRILLIIAGEGPALNHLKKQVDALGLKDNVLFIGYLDREAELPDCYHAGDAFVFASRTETQGLVLLEAMALGIPVVSTAVMGTRDVVGPGRGALVAEDNVADFTAKVLTVLRDPELRQRLSAEGREYVKSWSAKACALRLLELYQLALRQHKAAPMQGSV, encoded by the coding sequence GTGCGCATTTTAAAGATCTCGGACGTTTACTTTCCTCGGATCAATGGTGTTTCCACTTCGATCCAAACTTTTCGCCACGAGCTCCAAGCTTTAGGCCACGAAGTCACCTTGATTGCGCCGGCCTATGGCCAGGGCGAAGTTCCGGAAGCCGACCTTATTCGAATTCCCGCACGGCCAGTGATTCGCGATCCAGAAGACCGGTTCCTTAAATGGCGGCATATTCTTAATCTGACCCCGGAGTTGGCAAAGCAAGGCTTTGATTTGATCCACATCCATACTCCTTTCGTGGCCCATTATGTGGGGGTAGCCCTGTCCAAGCGTCTGGGCTTGCCGCGGGTAGAGAGTTATCACACCTTCTTTGAGGAGTATCTCTACCATTACATTCCATTTTTACCCAAAGCTTGGTTGCGTTTTGCGGCCCGCCGTTTGACCAACACCCAGTGTAATAATGTGGATGCCCTGGTGGTGCCTTCTACCGCCATGTTGGGGATCTTGCGAAATTATGGGGTAAAAAGCCCGGCGGCCATTGTCCCAACCGGTATCGAATTGGAACGTTTCAAGGGGGGAAATGGCGCCCGCTTTCGGGAACGCTACGGTATCCCTGGGGATCGGCCCACGCTGGTGCATATCGGTAGGGTGGCGTTTGAGAAAAACATTGATTTTTTGCTGGAGGTGACAAAGGAGGTCAAGCAGCAGGAGCCGAGGATTTTGCTGATTATTGCGGGAGAAGGGCCGGCCCTGAATCATTTGAAAAAGCAAGTTGACGCCTTAGGTTTAAAGGATAATGTGCTGTTTATTGGGTACTTGGATCGGGAGGCGGAACTTCCCGATTGCTATCATGCCGGTGATGCCTTCGTCTTTGCCTCCCGTACCGAGACTCAGGGTTTGGTACTTCTAGAGGCGATGGCCTTAGGTATTCCGGTGGTTTCCACAGCGGTGATGGGAACCCGGGATGTGGTGGGACCTGGGAGAGGCGCTTTGGTGGCTGAGGATAACGTGGCGGACTTTACGGCCAAGGTACTCACTGTCCTTCGCGATCCAGAATTACGGCAGCGATTAAGTGCGGAGGGCCGTGAATATGTCAAGAGCTGGAGCGCAAAAGCCTGCGCCCTCAGATTGCTGGAGCTTTACCAGCTCGCCTTGCGCCAGCATAAAGCTGCGCCGATGCAAGGGAGCGTATAG
- a CDS encoding M20 family metallopeptidase, translating to MESAKIRGFVDQIWQQSILSELKEYIRIPAVSPLFEPQWQTLGYMDDAVALVERWCRGQHLEGIKTEILRLPGRTPLIYLEVPGNSEDCVLLYGHLDKQPEMSGWEEDLGPWQPVLKGDKLYGRGGADDGYAVFASVTALRALQEQEVPRARCVVLIECSEESGSPDLPAYIDALAGRIGQPSLVICLDSGAGNYDQLWCTTSLRGLIGGELAVEVLREGVHSGDGSGIVPSSFRIIRQLLDRLEDPQSGTIIPPQFHGDIPPERVEQATYAAKVLGDGIYTKFPWVGGMGPMGTENKERVLNRTWRPALSITGAEGLPSLDKAGNVLRPLTALKLSLRLPPTVEAEAAGDHLKQLLEQDPPYGAKVRFHPEQAASGWNAPALSPWLEKSLAQASNTYFGKPAVYMGEGGSIPFMGMLGEKFPQAQFLVTGVLGPHSNAHGPNEFLHIPTAQRLTCCVAQVITDHYRRANGKS from the coding sequence ATGGAATCGGCTAAAATCCGCGGCTTTGTCGACCAGATCTGGCAGCAATCTATTTTGTCTGAGCTGAAGGAATATATCCGCATTCCAGCGGTATCTCCTTTGTTTGAGCCCCAATGGCAGACACTAGGATATATGGATGATGCGGTGGCTTTGGTGGAGCGCTGGTGCCGGGGACAGCACCTTGAGGGGATAAAGACGGAAATACTTCGCCTACCGGGGCGGACCCCCCTAATTTATTTGGAGGTTCCTGGGAATTCAGAAGACTGTGTGTTGCTGTATGGGCATCTGGATAAACAGCCGGAAATGTCGGGTTGGGAGGAGGATTTGGGGCCTTGGCAACCCGTGCTTAAAGGCGACAAACTCTATGGCCGTGGCGGCGCGGATGATGGTTATGCCGTGTTTGCTTCAGTCACGGCCCTGCGTGCCCTTCAGGAACAGGAGGTGCCACGGGCCCGTTGCGTGGTGCTTATCGAGTGCAGCGAGGAGAGCGGCAGTCCTGATCTTCCCGCCTATATTGATGCCCTAGCTGGGCGTATCGGTCAGCCTAGCCTGGTTATTTGCTTGGATTCCGGAGCAGGCAATTATGATCAGCTTTGGTGTACTACTTCCCTACGGGGTTTGATTGGGGGTGAGTTGGCGGTGGAAGTTTTGCGTGAGGGGGTCCATTCCGGCGATGGGAGCGGTATTGTGCCTTCCAGCTTCCGCATTATTCGGCAGTTGCTTGATCGCTTGGAAGATCCCCAATCTGGAACGATAATCCCCCCTCAATTTCATGGGGACATTCCCCCTGAGCGGGTCGAGCAGGCCACTTACGCGGCAAAAGTATTGGGCGATGGGATCTACACCAAATTTCCCTGGGTTGGGGGCATGGGGCCCATGGGAACAGAGAATAAGGAGCGGGTACTCAATCGCACTTGGCGGCCAGCGCTTTCCATTACCGGCGCCGAGGGATTGCCGTCGCTAGATAAGGCAGGCAATGTCCTGCGACCGTTGACGGCATTAAAGTTATCCCTGCGGTTGCCCCCTACGGTAGAGGCAGAAGCCGCCGGCGATCATTTGAAGCAACTGCTGGAACAGGACCCCCCTTATGGAGCTAAGGTCCGTTTTCATCCTGAGCAGGCGGCAAGCGGTTGGAATGCTCCCGCTCTTTCCCCCTGGTTGGAAAAATCCCTGGCACAGGCTTCGAATACCTATTTTGGTAAGCCTGCGGTTTATATGGGAGAGGGCGGGTCGATCCCCTTCATGGGAATGCTGGGGGAGAAATTTCCCCAGGCACAGTTTTTGGTCACAGGGGTTTTAGGTCCCCACTCTAACGCTCATGGTCCTAATGAGTTTCTCCATATTCCCACCGCTCAGCGATTGACCTGTTGTGTCGCCCAGGTGATTACCGATCATTACCGTAGAGCGAATGGCAAAAGCTGA
- a CDS encoding M48 family metalloprotease: MAGQLSFVLLLLAALLSACAVNPVTGERELSLVSETQEVQMGEENYLAMRQMQGGDYVVDPELTAYVSQVGQRLATVSDRSLPYEFTVINDSIPNAWALPGGKIALNRGLLTELNNEAELAAVLGHEIVHAAARHGAQGMERGLLLKGAVLATAVTAGGGEYAPLVLGGAQVAAQLVTQKYSRDAEREADLYGMRYMSRAGYDPWAAVSLQETFVRLSEGRQENWLSGLFASHPPSRERVEANRAIARTLPAGGELGVEQYQAKIAPLKQAENAYGAYDKGRKALQEGHLQQALALAEQAIAEEPREALFYALRGDVHLAREGYQEALVDYNQAIARNDRFFYFYNQRGQVKKALGDLESARQDLQRSLALLPTATANKALGDLALAQNDRQSAIAYYQKAAASQSPLGLEAGRALARLDLPQNPQKYLAVRAGLDRRGYLIAEVANRAPVAVRDIGIEVRYLDSQGLVRSHRQQFQGVLPSGQVARLETGLGPFSDLSVLEQLQVGAIQAQLAD; encoded by the coding sequence ATGGCTGGGCAATTAAGCTTTGTACTGCTGTTGCTGGCCGCACTGCTCAGTGCCTGTGCAGTTAATCCTGTCACCGGTGAGCGGGAGTTGTCACTGGTCTCCGAAACCCAGGAAGTGCAGATGGGGGAGGAGAATTATTTGGCGATGCGGCAGATGCAGGGCGGCGATTATGTGGTGGACCCTGAATTAACCGCCTACGTGAGTCAGGTGGGCCAGCGCCTGGCGACAGTGAGTGATCGCTCCTTGCCCTATGAGTTTACGGTGATCAATGATTCCATACCCAATGCTTGGGCTTTACCAGGCGGTAAGATTGCCCTTAACCGGGGGCTGCTAACTGAGCTCAATAATGAAGCCGAATTAGCGGCGGTGCTAGGTCATGAGATTGTCCATGCCGCGGCCCGTCATGGTGCCCAGGGCATGGAGCGTGGCTTGTTACTCAAGGGGGCGGTGCTGGCTACAGCAGTGACAGCGGGGGGTGGTGAGTATGCCCCCTTGGTATTGGGGGGGGCCCAAGTAGCGGCGCAATTAGTCACCCAGAAATATAGTCGCGATGCGGAGCGGGAGGCGGATCTGTATGGCATGCGCTATATGTCCCGTGCCGGTTATGATCCCTGGGCTGCAGTCAGCCTCCAGGAAACTTTTGTTCGCCTCTCCGAAGGGCGGCAGGAGAATTGGCTCTCGGGGTTATTCGCGAGTCATCCCCCTTCCCGGGAGCGGGTGGAAGCCAACCGAGCGATTGCCCGTACTTTGCCTGCAGGGGGGGAGCTAGGGGTAGAGCAGTACCAGGCGAAGATCGCCCCCCTAAAACAGGCGGAAAATGCCTATGGGGCTTATGATAAGGGCCGTAAAGCACTCCAGGAAGGTCATTTGCAACAAGCTTTGGCTTTGGCGGAGCAGGCCATTGCTGAAGAGCCACGGGAGGCCCTGTTCTACGCCTTGCGGGGTGATGTCCATTTGGCTAGAGAAGGCTACCAAGAGGCCTTGGTGGATTATAATCAGGCTATCGCGCGCAATGACCGCTTTTTTTACTTTTATAACCAACGGGGCCAGGTAAAAAAAGCCCTGGGGGATCTGGAAAGTGCTCGTCAGGATCTTCAGCGGAGTTTGGCCCTATTGCCCACGGCGACGGCCAACAAAGCTCTGGGGGATCTGGCCTTGGCTCAAAATGATCGGCAAAGCGCCATAGCCTATTATCAAAAAGCGGCCGCCTCCCAGTCTCCTCTCGGCCTTGAAGCAGGCCGTGCGTTAGCCCGGTTGGATTTACCCCAGAACCCCCAAAAGTATCTGGCGGTTCGTGCTGGATTGGACAGGCGCGGTTATCTCATTGCCGAGGTGGCCAACCGGGCACCGGTAGCGGTCCGTGACATTGGCATTGAAGTGCGTTATCTGGACTCCCAAGGATTGGTACGTTCACACAGGCAACAATTTCAAGGAGTTCTCCCTTCGGGCCAAGTGGCGCGCCTTGAAACGGGGTTGGGGCCCTTCTCGGATCTAAGCGTCCTTGAACAGCTTCAAGTAGGGGCCATTCAGGCGCAACTTGCCGATTAA
- a CDS encoding metallophosphoesterase, translating to MKQRNDKYAPSAWAGVVANGVSSAEEILPLEQEETWVLKQLEQRVGPLHLKQRLGIEGDHETHVFSQGRNFFHIENWYSVHSFIRMTLRCLALHRRGKRNALAIQVRHNEISLRGLPPSFEGYTLLHLSDLHLDMNGQLPHALIEQVQKVEYDLCVITGDLRAKTYGPYQSVIEAMEQLRPHLKVPIYGVLGNHDTIRMVPGLEAMGVRVLLNESVAIERDGAAFYLAGVDDPHYYCADNLEKACAEIPESASRILLAHSPEIYKRAAHCGFDVMFCGHTHGGQICLPGGIPIMVNARCPRRICAGPWRYHQMQGYTSVGSGVCVVDVRLNCPPEITLHRLCCA from the coding sequence ATGAAACAAAGGAATGATAAGTATGCCCCTTCCGCTTGGGCTGGCGTGGTGGCAAATGGAGTCTCCTCCGCGGAGGAGATCCTTCCCCTGGAGCAGGAGGAAACCTGGGTTTTAAAACAGCTTGAACAGCGGGTGGGTCCCCTCCATCTCAAGCAGCGTCTGGGTATTGAAGGGGATCATGAAACCCACGTCTTTTCCCAGGGGCGTAATTTTTTTCATATTGAGAATTGGTATTCTGTCCATTCTTTCATTCGGATGACCTTGCGTTGTTTGGCCCTCCACCGGCGAGGTAAACGCAATGCCCTGGCCATTCAGGTCCGTCATAACGAAATTTCCCTCCGGGGGCTACCCCCCTCTTTTGAAGGTTATACTCTTTTGCACTTAAGTGATCTGCACCTGGACATGAACGGGCAGCTTCCCCATGCCCTGATTGAACAGGTTCAGAAGGTAGAGTATGACCTGTGTGTGATCACCGGGGATTTACGCGCCAAGACCTACGGGCCTTACCAATCCGTGATAGAGGCCATGGAACAATTGCGCCCCCATCTCAAGGTCCCTATCTACGGGGTACTTGGTAATCATGATACCATTCGCATGGTTCCGGGTTTGGAGGCGATGGGAGTGCGGGTGCTCCTTAACGAGTCGGTGGCTATTGAGCGGGACGGTGCTGCGTTCTATTTGGCGGGGGTTGATGATCCCCATTATTATTGCGCCGACAATTTGGAAAAGGCCTGTGCCGAGATCCCTGAATCGGCCTCCCGAATTTTGTTGGCCCATTCTCCTGAAATTTATAAACGAGCGGCCCATTGTGGCTTTGATGTGATGTTCTGTGGGCACACCCATGGAGGGCAAATCTGTTTGCCCGGTGGTATCCCTATCATGGTTAATGCCCGTTGCCCTCGCAGAATCTGTGCCGGGCCTTGGCGTTATCATCAGATGCAAGGCTATACTTCAGTGGGCTCGGGAGTCTGCGTAGTGGATGTCCGCCTCAATTGCCCCCCTGAAATTACCTTGCACCGGCTTTGCTGCGCTTAA
- a CDS encoding CDP-archaeol synthase — protein MKLVLEPLFFGGKDPRTIIFLVLLEAGKINPVDLISLLLLLMVANGAPVVTAFLLKDRFSGPLDGSLRLSDGHPLFGSSKTIRGIAAAILTTALIAPLFGFSLTTGALFGFWAMAGDLVSSFIKRRLSLPSGANVPGLDHIPEAFFPLCFLRSQMAIPWPNLAVILLAFALLDLFLWYLWGRLYPRFR, from the coding sequence ATGAAATTGGTATTAGAGCCCCTCTTCTTTGGCGGCAAGGATCCACGTACTATAATTTTTTTGGTGCTTCTGGAGGCGGGGAAGATTAACCCAGTAGATTTGATTTCACTCCTATTACTACTGATGGTGGCCAACGGCGCCCCGGTAGTGACCGCTTTCCTATTGAAAGACCGCTTCAGTGGCCCCCTGGATGGCAGTCTTCGGCTTTCTGATGGGCACCCCCTCTTTGGCTCCTCCAAAACTATTCGGGGGATTGCCGCCGCTATTCTGACTACCGCTCTCATCGCCCCGCTATTCGGCTTCTCCTTAACCACTGGCGCCCTGTTTGGTTTTTGGGCCATGGCAGGAGATCTGGTCTCTAGTTTCATCAAGCGACGCCTTAGCTTGCCCTCCGGCGCTAATGTGCCCGGCTTGGACCACATTCCAGAAGCTTTTTTTCCCCTTTGTTTTTTACGGAGCCAGATGGCCATACCCTGGCCCAATCTAGCAGTGATCCTCCTGGCCTTTGCCTTGCTCGATCTCTTCCTATGGTATTTATGGGGCCGGCTTTATCCTCGCTTCCGCTAG